In Bordetella genomosp. 11, the sequence AAAGGTGTCCGCCGGCACGGTCCGCAGCCGTTCGGCCTCCATATTGCCGCGCAGCCATCCCCGCACGGCGAAGAACACGATCAATGACCATATGGCGGCTACCGCCCACCACAGATAGGGGTTGATGCGATTCAGCAATTCGATGGTCGAAGCGCCCAGCGGGTGCAGGAACTGATAATCCAGGGTGGCGCCGAAGGCCAGGATGCGCTGGGCCACCAGCAACCAGATCACCACGGCCACGGCGATGACGATCGCGCGGACGGCCAGCCGTGAGGAGGACAGTTTCAGCAGTGTCTGGCGGATCAGCCGGCTATCCTGGCGTACGCGTTCGGGCGAAGTCGGATTCATCATGCAAAATATTGTACCTATGACGCGTCACGCCCTCGAACTCCGGCCCGGGCAGCACCTGGCCCTGACCCCGCAGTTGCAGCAATCCATCCGGATGCTGCAACTGTCGACGCTCGCCCTCGAGGCGGAAATCTCGCAGGCGCTGGACGAAAACCCGCTGCTGGAGCGTGACGAGGACCCCGCGGCGGAAGACATCGATTCCAATCGCGAAGAATCGGCGCATGACGACGATCCTACGCCGGAACGCGAAACCGGTGTGGACGAAATGCCGGGCTCCAAGGGCGTTCATTCCGACGACGACAACGACATGCCGGAAGCCGCTCGCGGCGAAACCTTGCGCGAGCATCTGCTGGCCCAGTTGGCGCTCACGCGTGCGAGCCATCGCGACGCGACGCTGGTGGCCCTGCTGATCGACGAGTTGGACGACAACGGCTATCTGGGGTCGCCGCTGGAAGAGATCCTGGGATGGCTGCCCGCGGAGGTCGAAGCCGACATCGACGAATTGCGCGCCGCCCTGCGGTTGCTCCAATCCTTCGATCCGCCCGGCATCGGCGCGCGCGATATGGCCGAATGCCTGGCGCTGCAGTTGCGCGAACCCAACATCGCCACCTTGCCCGAGGCGGCCGACCCCGCGGTCCTGGCCTGCGCCCTGCGCATCTGCGCCGGCCACCTGCCACTCTTGGCTGGCGTGAATCCGGCGCGCCTGCGCGAGGCCCTGCAATGCGACGATGCCATGGTCCGGGCCGCGCGCGCCTTGATCCTGAAGCTCGATCCACGGCCGGGCCGGCGCTGGACGGTGCCGGCCGCCGACTACGCCATTCCCGACGTCATCGTCCGGAAAGGGCGCAAGGGCTGGCGGGTGGTGCTGAACAGCGCGGCGATGCCGCGCCTGCGCATCAATAGCGTCTATGCGCAGATGCTGGCGAACCAGCGCGACGCCAGCCATTCGGCCCTGCACGCGCAGTTGCAGCAGGCCCGATGGATGATCCGCAACGTGGAGCAGCGCTTCGATACCATCCTGCGCGTGGCGCAGGCTATCGTCGACCACCAGTCGGCCTTCTTCAGCCAGGGGCCCTCGGCCATGCGGCCGCTGATCCTCAAGGATATCGCCGGGGAATTGGGGTTGCATGAATCCACGATTTCACGGGCCACAACGCAGAAGTACATGCTCACTCCGTTCGGCACGATGGAGCTCAAGGATTTCTTCGGCGCAGGGGTGGCGACCGATACCGGCGACAGCGCCTCCGCCACGGCGGTGCAGGCGCATATCAAGCGCCTGGTTGCCGAGGAAAACCGTGCCAAGCCCCTGTCGGACAATCAGCTCATGCTCAAGCTGGCCGAACAGGGCATCGTCATCGCCCGCCGCACCGTGGCCAAATACCGCGAAGCCATGCGCATCGCCCCGGCTTCAGTGCGCAAGGCCCAGGCGGCGATGCGCTAGAGCCGGCGTCGCGCCGCCGAAAAAAGGGCCGGGTGGCCGTCTGGCGTCCCCGCTTTTTCTAGTTGCCTGAATGCGAATAATTTTCGATAATTATTCTCATGTACGTTTGTGTCTGCAACGCCATCACCGAACGCCAGGTCCGCGCCGCCGTGGACGGGGGCGCCGCCACGCTCGACGATCTCCAGTTCGAGCTGGGCGTGGCCACCTGCTGCGGGACATGCGCCGCGACCGCGGTCGAATACCTGCCCGGAGGACGCTGCTCCAGCGTCTGCGAAGTGCGTTCCATGACGCACGCCGCGGCGGTTCCGATCGCGGATCAAAGCGGCTCGGCCGCCAACGGCTTTCCCATCCCCATCGTCGCCGCCGCCTGACGCGCCGGCGCCCGCATGCGCTGCCTGTCGCAGAACTCGCGCAGCATGCCCGCCATTTCACGCGCGTCGTCCGGTGCGCCCGGGCGCAGGATCAGGGCCAACTCCGTGTGCGTGACCGGCGGGCAGGTGTCGTCCAATATCGGGGATCCGTCGTCCAGGCCCTGTTCGTCCAGCAGCGAGATACCCAGGCCGCCGCGCAGCGCCGCCTGGATGCCGGGCAGATTGGGGCTTTCATAGACGACGCGCCAGCGCCGCCCCGCCCGTTCCAGCGCATGTATCGCGCGTTCGCGATACAGGCAGCCGGCGGGACGAAGCACCAGCGGTACCGTTTCCTCGCCGGCGGGCAGCACGGCAGGGTCTCCCGTCCAATGAAGGCGTTCCGGCCATGCTGCGATGCAGGGCCCGCTGCCGGGTTCGCGCTTGAGCAGGGCGACATCCAGCTCGCCCTGCGCCAGGGCCTGTCCCAGGCGGACGCTCAGGTCGCAGCAGACCGACAGCCTGACATCGGGGTGCGAGCGCGTGAAGGCGCTGACGATTTCCGTCAGTGCAGGTATCGCGAAGTCATCGGGCAGCCCCAGGCGCACCACCTCCACCCGCGCGGCCTTGCCCACCGTGTCATGCAATTCGGCCGATAGCGCCAGCATGCGCCGGGCGTAGCCCAGCAGCCGTTCGCCATCCTCCGTCAGCGGGGCCCTGCGGCCTTCGCGCCGAAACAGGGCGCATCCCAGCTTTTCCTCCAGCCTGCGGATCTGCTGGCTGACGGTCGACTGGGTGCGGTGCACGCGCTCGCCGGCCCGGGTGAAGCCGCCAGCCTCCACGACCGAGACGAAGCTGCGCAACAGATCGAGATCCGGCACCGGAATTTTCCCATTGAATTTTCAAATACTTTCGATGCGAATAACGAATTTGTCAATGGATGAAAGGCGCAACACAATCGCCGCAGCCGTTCCGAAGTCGGTGTCTGATAAGTCACGGATCCAAGATGAAAACCCTCCATGCGGCCTCCGCCGTTCCCGCCGCCTCGCCGCCTCCCGTGGCGTGGGCGCCTATCGCCCTGTTTTGCCTGCTGTGGAGCTCCGCGTTCGCCGCCGCGAAGATCGCGCTGCGGGACTGTCCGCCCCTGACCTTGCTGACGGTCCGCTTCTTCATCGCCGCGGCGCTGATGATCGGTCTGGCCTGGCTGACCGGCGGGCTGCGCCGACTGGCGCTGCGCCAATGGGGCATGCTGGCCGCGTTGGGCGTACTGAACAACGGCGTCTACCTGGGCTTGAGCTGGACCGGCATGATGACGGTGTCCTCGGCATTCGCCGCCGTCATCGTCAGCACCAATCCTTTGCTGATCGGCGCGCTGGCGGGGCCGCTGCTGGGCGAGCGCGTCGGCTGGCGCAAGGTCGCCGGCCTGTGCCTGGGCCTGGCCGGCGTCGCGCTGGTGCTGCGCTCGCGGCTGACGGGCGGGCACGAGGATCTGCACGGCACGCTACTGGTAGTCGCGGCACTGGCCGCGCTGGTGGGGGGCACGCTCCTGTACAAGCGCCACACGCCGGACAGCAATATCTGGCTGGCCACCGGCCTGCAATCCCTGTTCGGCGGCCTGGCCCTGCTGCCCTTTGCCTGGGTCTACGAGGCGCACCTGCCGGTCACCTTCACTGCGTCGCTGTTCTGGAGCATGGCCTATATGATCGTCGCCGTCTCCATTGGCGGATTCGGCTTGTGGTTTCTGATCCTGGCCCGGTCCAGCGCGACGGCGGCCAGCGCCTTGCATTTCCTGATGCCTCCGCTGGGCCTGCTGTTCGGCTGGCTGGTCCTGGCCGAGCCGGTCGCCGTGATGGACCTGGTCGGCATCGTTCCCATCGCCCTGGGGATCTGGATGGCCACCCGGCCACCGCGTTCTGCCTGAAGGCGCGGGACGCGCCGCGCGACGCGGCGCCAGCGCGTTTCGCGCGGCGATGTATGCGGACTCATTCTCATTGCGTTGCTGCGTACACTTTTGGATAACGCTCGCAGCGCGATTTACCACATGCGCGCCAGGGGTATGCTGGCGCGGAAACGGATGGTAGTCTCCGAGGATTCAGCAAGGAGTCCATCATGCAAGGCGATAAAACCGTCATCCAATTCTTGAACCAGCAACTGACCAACGAGTTGACGGCGATCAACCAGTACTTCCTTCATGCGCGCATGTTGCGCCACTGGGGGCTGAACAAACTGGGCAAACACGAATATGAAGAGTCCATCGGCGAAATGAAGCACGCCGATCGCCTGATCGAACGCATATTCATGCTGGATGGTTTGCCGAACCTGCAGGACTTGCACAAGCTGCTGATCGGCGAAGACGTGCCCGAGCTCCTGTCTTGCGACCTGAAGCTGGAGCAGGCCGCGCAGGTCACGTTGAAGGACGCCATCGCGCACTGCGAATCGGTGCGCGATTATGTGTCCCGCGATCTGTTCCAGGACATCCTGGACGATACCGAGGAACACATCGACTACCTGGAAACGCAGATCGGCCTGGTGGACCAGGTGGGCTTGCAGAACTATCTGCAGAGCCAGATGGAAGTGTCGGAATAAACCTTCAGGGGCGATGCGGGCATTCGGGAATCGTGCCCCATGCCTGATTCGGCGCGCAGTATTTATTGCGCGCATTCCACGCGCAGGTGGGACGCTGGAAGAAGCCCGCATCGGCGCATTGCGCCAGTTCGCGGCGCAGGGCATCCTGCCAGCCCTTCTGCCCGGCCCCGGCCGATGCCTGCTGCTGCGGCGGCGGCATATCCACCGATTGGATGATCGGCTGCTGGCTGACGTTACGCGACGCCTGGATCTGGGCGTACTGCTGCGCCGATTGCGCGGTCTGCGCCTGCTGGGTCGCCAGATCCAGCGTCGATACGTCGTTGGGGCCGGAAGGCAGCGCCGACTGCGTGGCGGCGGCGATCTGCCTGGCCTGGTCCATCGAAATACTGTCGCGCGAAATCATGACGGACGGGTCTTTCACCGTGTCGAACAGCGACACCGTGCCCACCGTCCAACTGGTGCCGGTGGGACGGTCCGGCACGCCCAGCGTGCCGTCGATGCGGGGTTGCGGCGGCTGGGCCGTGTAGGGCCGGCCGTCCGCATCCAGTATCGGTTCCTGGTTCGCATCGGTTTCGTTGGGTGCGCGCGTGGCGGCGGGCGCATGCGCCACCAGCCAATCGCCGAATTGGATGCCGCCCCACGCGGAGGCGGCCAGCACCACCAGCAGTGTTGCGAACAATACTCGCCAAGACATTCCTGAACCTCTTAAGCCTGGGCCTTGTCGCCGAACACTCGTCCGCCATGCTCGCGCATCGCGTGGAACTTGACATCTGGATACAGTTCTTCCGCGACACGCAATTGCGCGGGCGAGCCGATCAAAAACGCGGCCGCGTCCACCACATCATAGGCGATATGCGCGGCATTGGCATCCATGAACTTGCGCAGCGCCTTGGGGTCCGCCGACGTAATCCATCGTGCCATGGTGTAACGCGAAGGCATCAATCTGGCGTCGACGCCGTACTCCGTTTTCAGCCGATGCTGCACCACTTCGAACTGCAGCTGCCCGACCGCCCCCAGCAGCATGGCACCGCCGGCCGCGACCGGGCGGAACACCTGGATCGCGCCTTCTTCGCCGAGCTGCGCCAAACCGGTACGTAACTGCTTGGTTCGCAGCGGGTCTTTCACTTCCACCGCCTGGAAGAGTTCCGGCGCGAAGAAGGGCAGCCCCGTGAATTGCAAAAATTCGCCCTCGGTAAGCACGTCGCCCAGCTGCAACACGCCGTGGTTGGGTATGCCGATGACATCGCCGGCGTAGGCTTCGTCCAGCAGCTCGCGCCGCTGCGACAAAAAGGAAACCACGTTGTTGGGCCGCATTTCCTTGTTGGTGCGGCAAACCTTCAGGCGCATGCCCCGTTCGAAGCGGCCGGAGCTGACGCGCACGAAGGCCACGCGGTCACGGTGCGCGGGGTCCATATTGGCCTGTACCTTGAACACCACGCCGGTGAAGCGCGGCTCGTCCGGCTGCACCACGCGCTGCAAGGCCGGGCGCGGCCCGGGCCGGGGCGCCAGTTCCACCAGCGCATCCAGGACTTCCTGCACGCCGAAGTTGTTGATCGCCGAACCGAAGAACACCGGTGTCTGCTTGCCGGCCAGGAAGGCCTGTTCGTCGAACGCCGGCGCGGCTTCGTTGATCAGGGCGATTTCCCCATGCGCCTGCTGGAAAGCGCTGCTGAAGCGGCGGGCGATTTCCGGATTATCCAGGCCTTCGATGAATTCGTTGTCGTCGCCGCGCCGTTCCTGGCCCGCGCGAAAGATGCGCATGCGGTCCTGGCGGATGTCGAACACGCCGCCGAAGGACTTGCCCATGCCGACCGGCCATGAGAACGGTACCGCGTCCATGCCCAGGTGCGACTCGATCTCGGCCAGCAGGTCCAGGGGCTCGCGGACTTCGCGGTCCATTTTGTTGATGAAGGTGATGATGGGCGTGTTGCGCGCGCGGCAGACCTGCAGCAGGCGCTTGGTTTGGGGTTCCACGCCGTTGGCGGCGTCGATCACCATCAGCGCCGCGTCGACGGCCGTCAGCACGCGGTAGGTATCTTCGGAGAAGTCCTGGTGCCCGGGGGTGTCCAGCAGGTTGATGACGCTGTCGCGATATTCCATCTGCATGACGGACGATGCCACGGAAATGCCGCGCTGCTTTTCGATTTCCATCCAGTCGGAAGACGCGTGCCGGCTGGCCTTGCGCGCTTTCACGCTGCCGGCGATCTGGATCGCGCCGGCGAACAGCAGGAGTTTTTCGGTCAGCGTGGTCTTGCCCGCGTCCGGGTGCGAGATGATGGCGAACGTGCGTCGCCGCTCGACTTCTTGAGCGATATTCATAGGCGGGAAATTTTACAGGCGGACGCCACGTCGCGTTTCTTACTGTGCGCGCCGGAAGCACGCCAGCAGCAGGCCGGCGGCCATGAACAGCGAGCCGAAGGCACGGTTCATCCACCGGATATGGCCGGGGCTGCGCAACAGGCGCAGCACCTTGGCGGCCAGCAGCGTGTAGAAAGCCATGGCGACCGTGTCGGTCAAGGCCATGGTGGCGGCGATCGCCAGGTATTGCTGGGCGAGCGGCTGGGCGGCGTCGATGAACTGCGGGACCACGGCCAGCAGGAATACCGTGCCCTTGGGATTGCTGGCGTTGATGAGGAAGCCGCGCAGGATCAGCGCGCGGCGCGATTCATCGCGCGACTGGCCGCCTTCGAAGGTGATCGGCGCGGCCTGCGCGCGGAACTGGCGCCAGCCGAGGTAGATCAGGTAGGCGACGCCCAGGTACTTCACCACGGCAAACGCGGTTTCCGAGGCGGCCAGCAGCGTGCCCAGGCCGATGCCTACCACTGCCAGCTGGAACATGATGCCCAGGATCAGCCCGGCGGTATTCCAGTAGCCTCGCGCAAATCCATGCCGCAGGCCCGAGGTCATGGCGGAAAGCGCGCCCGCGCCCGGCGAAAACGAAATCGCCCAAGACGCCAGCATGAAGGTCAGCCAGGTGGAAAGGAGCACGGGTATTCCTTTGGGGTTCCTTGTTCAGGGAAGCGGTGCGCCGGTTTTCGCGGGACCCGGGCCCGCGCCACCCGTAAGGGGGCGCGGTGCCTGGTGCCGATTTTATTTCGACAGCAGCGCGGGGCGGCGCGCGGCACCCTGGCCGCCCGCGGCGCGGGGCGCCGGCGCCGGCGCGCCACGATGGCCGCTGCCCGTGGCATGGCGATCGCCGTTGGCGCCGCGGTTGCCATTGGCGGAGCGTTGGCCGCCGTTGCCGCCATTGCCGTTGCGGCTGCCGCGGGCATCCGCGCCGGATGCGTTGCCGGCGGCGGCGGGACGGCCGTTGTGGCCAGCCGCGCGATCGCCATTGGCCCGGCCGCCGTCACGGCTACCCGTCGAGGCAGTACCCGCCGCGCCGTTGCGGCGCGCGCCGCCATTGGCCGCGGCGCCGTTGCCGGACCGCGCCGGCGCACGGCCACGGCCGCCGCCACGCGGGCCGCGCGATTCGCGCTCGTCGTCTTCATCGTCGCGCTCGCGCACGGCGTTGGGCGACGGCGTCCAGCCTTTCACCTCGATGCGGTCGATGGGCTTGCGGATCAATTTTTCGATGGCTTTCAGCAGCTTGATTTCGCTGGGGTCGACCAACGAGATCGCGGCGCCCGTGGCGCCCGCGCGGCCGGTGCGGCCGATGCGGTGGACGTAGTCTTCCGGCACATTGGGCAGTTCGAAGTTCACCACCTGCGGCAACTGGTCGATATCCAGCCCGCGCGCGGCGATGTCGGTGGCGACCAGCACGCTGACGTTGCCCGACTTGAAGCCCGCCAGCGCGCGCGTGCGCGCCGCCTGGCTTTTGTTGCCGTGGATGGCCGCGGCGCTCAGCCCGTCCTTGACGAGCTTTTCCGCCAGGCGGTTCGCGCCGTGCTTGGTGCGCGTGAACACCAGGACCTGATGCCAGCCGCTTTCGCGGATGATGTGGCTGATCAGATCGCGCTTGTGATGCTGCTCCACCAGATGCATAGTCTGGGTCACCAGCTCGGTGGCGGTATTGCGCGGCGTTACCGATACTTCGCCGGGATTGTTCAGCACGCCACGCGCCAGGGTGCGGATCTCGTCGGAGAACGTCGCGGAAAACAGCAGGTTCTGCCGTTGTCGCGGCAACAGCGCCAGCACCTTGCGGATGTCGCGGATGAAACCCATGTCCAGCATGCGGTCGGCTTCGTCCAGGACGAGGATTTCCACGCCGGAGAGGTCCACGGTTTTCTGGCCCGCGTGGTCCAGCAGGCGCCCGGGCGTGGCCACCAGGATATCGAGCGGCTTTTTCAGCGCGCTGATCTGCGGATTGATGTTGACCCCGCCGAACATCACCATGGACGTCAGGGGCGTGTGCTTGCCGTAGGTCTGCACCGATTCTTCGACCTGCGCGGTGAGCTCGCGCGTGGGTGTCAGGATCAGGCAACGCGGCCGGCCGGGCTTGCGCAGCGCGGGCTTGTTCTGCATCAGCAGGTGCAGGATCGGCAGCGTGAAGCCGGCGGTCTTGCCGGTGCCGGTCTGTGCGGCGGCGAGCAGGTCTCCGCCTTGCAGCACCAGCGGAATGGCCTGGGCCTGGATGGGCGTCGGGGCGGTGTAGCCGGTCTCGGCGATCGCGCGCAACAGGGAATCTGCCAACCCGAGGTCGGCGAAGGATGATTTGACAGTCAAGTACAACTCCAGCGGCAGCCTGTCGCTCAAGTTGAGTGACTCCAATCCAGGCGGACGAAAGGGAGGAAAAGGAAGCGGCCCGTGGGACGGTCCCAGGGGCGCAGCACGTCGGCGAATGCCGCATGGCGCGGTGTGCGGATTGGCACTGCACACTCAACGCATTGTACCTCACTCGCGAAACCGGGCCGGTATAGTCCTGTAACGCTTTTTCCGTGGGAAGTGGCGGCGCCATGGCGGGGATGGCAAGGCTCCTACCTATAATCCCGCCTTTGTCCAGCGAGAAGAACCGGCATCATGAAAAGAAAAGCGATCGGCGGGGTGGCAGGCGTGGTGGTGGCGGTCGGCGTAGTGTGGACCGCGGGCGCCTGGTACACCGGAAAGCGTGTGGAAGACATCGTCCGCCAGCAGGTGGCCGACGCCAATGCGCGCCTGCAGACGCTGTTTCCCGGCGGCAATGTGACGCTGGCGCTGGACAGCCTGCACCGGCGCCTCTTTTCGACCGACCTGACGTTACGGGTGCGGGTACAGGGCGCCGCCGGCCAGCCGCCGTCCCGCGAGGACGTGATCGACATCGCCGGCCACATCGGGCATGGCCCCTTCCCGCTACGGCGCCTGGCGCAATTGCGCTTGCTGCCGGTCATGGCGGCGGGCGACTTCAGCCTGCGCGACAACGACACCGTCCACCCGTGGTTCGCGCTGACGAACGGCGTGCCGCCGGTTTCCGGCACCGCCGTGATCTCGTATACGCAGGCCGTTTCCGGTACCGTTCGGGCGGAGCCGGTCAAACTGGCGCGCGCTGACGCGACCCTGGATTTCTCCGGCCTGGTCATGAACTACAGCCAGGATGCCGCCAAGCACGGCCAGGCGGACGTGGCGGTCGACCATCTCCTGTTCAAGACCATGAAGGGCCAGGCGCCGGGGCAGGCGGAACTCACCGGTGTGACCGGTACGTCGGAGATGCGCCCCGGCCCCGCCGACCTGCAGTTGGGCACAACGGCCTTGAGGGTCAAGCGGATCGCTTTGTCGCCGCCGAGCACCGCGCCCGTCGTACTGACGGGCTACGCGCAACGTACCGAGGTCACCGAGGACAAAGGGCTGTTGGCCATGCACGCGACCTACGACGCCGACATGGTGAGCGTGGGCGGAACGGATATCGGCACGGCCCAGGTGTCGCTCGGCGCGAAGAACGTGGCGCCCGACGCGCTCAAGTCGCTGGCCACCTTGTATGGCCGGCTGTGGTCGCGCGCGATGGAGCGCACGCAGGCTGGCGGCGCGGCGCAAAGCGTACCCGTCCAACCGGAGCTCAGCCCGGACGAACGCGCACTGGCCCTGTCGGCGCGCGACGCGCTGCTGGCGGCCAATCCCAACGTCTACATCGACCCCATCCTGCTCAAGACGCCGCACGGTGAAGCCCGGTTCACACTGAATCTGGACCTGGCCAAACCGGACAAGGCGGATCTGCCCATCGACGAGCGCATCGCGCAAACGCTGCGCAAGCTGGACGCGCGGGTTTCGGTCGCGCAACCCATGGTGGCCGACCTGCTGGCGGACAATATGCAACGCGACGGCATGGACGCGGCGGCGGCCCAGGCCCAGGCGCAGGCCCTGGCGGCGATGATGGGCAAGGCGGCGGCGTCGTCGGGCTTTGCCACCGTGCAGGGCACCGACGTCGTATCGACGCTGCATTATGCCGATCGTACGGTGGACCTGAATGGCACCAAGATGCCGCTCGACCAGTTCGCGGGCCTGGTGCTGCAAGGGGCCATGGGGATGATGGGCCAGCCCGGCATGGATGAACCCGACCAGGACCAACCGGGCGCGGATGAACCGGACGAGCCGGATGAGCCGGAGCAGGACCAGGCCCCCGTGCCCGGTTCGGTCCAGCCCCGCTAACCGGACAAGGCCAGCGCGCCCCGCGCCGCGGGGCTTTCCGCGGGCTCGCGCAGGCCGCGCAGGCGCGGCATCAGCTCCAGCAACTGGCGGGTGTACGGATGCCGTGGCGTTTCGAACAAGGTCTCCGTCTCGGCCACCTCCAGCAGTTCGCCGTGGCGCATGACACCCACGCGGTCGCACATCTGCCGGATCACCGGCAGGTCGTGGCTGATGAACAGCATCGTCAGCCCCAGTTTTTCCTGCAGGTCTTTCAGCAGGTTCAGGATCTGCGCCTGGATGGACACATCCAGGGCCGAAGTGGGTTCGTCGCAGATAAGAAAGCGGGGCCGCGTGGCCAGCGCCCGCGCGATGCAGATGCGCTGGCGCTGGCCTCCGGAGAACTCATGCGGGTAGCGTGCCGCCGCGTCCGCGCCCAGGCCGACGACCTCCAGCAGATCCTCCACGATACGCCGCGTGTGCGCTTCGCCGGATGCCAGGCCATGAAAGCGGATCGGCTCGGCCACCGCATCCAGAACCCGCATGCGCGGGTTCAGCGACGAATAGGGATCCTGGAACACCATCTGCATCTGGCGCCGGATCGGGTTCAGCGCCTTTTCCCCCCGCAGGGTGGCCAGGTCCGCGCCGGCGAACCGGATGCTCCCCGCGGTCGGCGTGTACAGGCCGGCGATCAGCCGCGCGACGGTGGACTTTCCCGACCCGGATTCGCCCACCAGCCCGAAGACCTCGCCTTCGCGTATCGTCAGCGATACGTCCCGCACGGCATCCAGCGTGCGGCGATTGCGCGCCAGCAAAGCGGGCTTCAGCACGAAGCGCATGCCCAAGCCGCGCGTTTCCACCAGCGGATGCACGCCCCGCTCGCCGAAATCGCGCTGTTGGCCCAGCCAGTGGGTATGGACGTCCAGCACCGACGTGGCCTGCGGCGCGCCAGCGTTCTCGTTGTAGCTGACCCGGGGGAAGCGGCTCAGCTTGACGTCGGGCCGGGGCACGGCGGCGATCAGGCTGCGCGTATAGGGATGATCGGGGTCGCCCAGTACCTTCGCCGTCGGTCCGTGCTCGACCAGCCGGCCGCGGTACAGCACGGCCACGCGGTCCGTGACGTCGGCGATGACGCCCATGTCGTGCGTGATCAGGATCATGCCGACCTGTTTCTCCGCGCACAGGCGGCGCAGCAGGGTCAATATCTGGGCTTGTATGGACACATCCAGCGCCGTCGTCGGCTCGTCGGCGACGATCACTTCGGGTTCGCAGCACAGCGCCAGCGCGATCACCACGCGTTGCCGCATGCCGCCTGAAAACTGGTGGGGATACTGGCCCAGCCGGACCTCCGGCTGCGGGATACCCACCAGGCGCAGCAGGTCGACGGCACGATCGCGGGCCGCCGCGGCGCTCAGCGCCAGGTGCACCCGGATGGTCTCGACCAACTGCGTTTCCACCGTTTGCAGAGGGTCCAGCGACGTCAGCGGGTCCTGGAAGATCATGCCGATACGGCGGCCGCGCAATTTGCGGCGCGCCGATTCGGGCTGGTTGTCGATGCGCTCGCCGTCCAGGCTGATGCGTCCGCCCGCCATGCGGCCGGGCGGTTCCAGCAAGCCGATGACGGCATTGCCGATGGTCGACTTGCCGGCGCCGGATTCACCGACCACCCCCAGGATCTCGCCCTTCTCCAGCCGCAGCGTGATGTCCTGCACCGCCACGCGGGTACCCCGCCGGCCGGCGAATTCGATGCGCAGGTCGTCGATGTCGAGCAAGGCCATGGCAGGCTTCCTTAGCGCAGCCTGGGATTGAGCGCGTCGCGCAGCCAATCGCCCAGCAGGTTGACCGACAGCACCAGCGC encodes:
- a CDS encoding YdgA family protein; protein product: MKRKAIGGVAGVVVAVGVVWTAGAWYTGKRVEDIVRQQVADANARLQTLFPGGNVTLALDSLHRRLFSTDLTLRVRVQGAAGQPPSREDVIDIAGHIGHGPFPLRRLAQLRLLPVMAAGDFSLRDNDTVHPWFALTNGVPPVSGTAVISYTQAVSGTVRAEPVKLARADATLDFSGLVMNYSQDAAKHGQADVAVDHLLFKTMKGQAPGQAELTGVTGTSEMRPGPADLQLGTTALRVKRIALSPPSTAPVVLTGYAQRTEVTEDKGLLAMHATYDADMVSVGGTDIGTAQVSLGAKNVAPDALKSLATLYGRLWSRAMERTQAGGAAQSVPVQPELSPDERALALSARDALLAANPNVYIDPILLKTPHGEARFTLNLDLAKPDKADLPIDERIAQTLRKLDARVSVAQPMVADLLADNMQRDGMDAAAAQAQAQALAAMMGKAAASSGFATVQGTDVVSTLHYADRTVDLNGTKMPLDQFAGLVLQGAMGMMGQPGMDEPDQDQPGADEPDEPDEPEQDQAPVPGSVQPR
- a CDS encoding dipeptide ABC transporter ATP-binding protein — protein: MALLDIDDLRIEFAGRRGTRVAVQDITLRLEKGEILGVVGESGAGKSTIGNAVIGLLEPPGRMAGGRISLDGERIDNQPESARRKLRGRRIGMIFQDPLTSLDPLQTVETQLVETIRVHLALSAAAARDRAVDLLRLVGIPQPEVRLGQYPHQFSGGMRQRVVIALALCCEPEVIVADEPTTALDVSIQAQILTLLRRLCAEKQVGMILITHDMGVIADVTDRVAVLYRGRLVEHGPTAKVLGDPDHPYTRSLIAAVPRPDVKLSRFPRVSYNENAGAPQATSVLDVHTHWLGQQRDFGERGVHPLVETRGLGMRFVLKPALLARNRRTLDAVRDVSLTIREGEVFGLVGESGSGKSTVARLIAGLYTPTAGSIRFAGADLATLRGEKALNPIRRQMQMVFQDPYSSLNPRMRVLDAVAEPIRFHGLASGEAHTRRIVEDLLEVVGLGADAAARYPHEFSGGQRQRICIARALATRPRFLICDEPTSALDVSIQAQILNLLKDLQEKLGLTMLFISHDLPVIRQMCDRVGVMRHGELLEVAETETLFETPRHPYTRQLLELMPRLRGLREPAESPAARGALALSG